The following coding sequences lie in one Opisthocomus hoazin isolate bOpiHoa1 chromosome 7, bOpiHoa1.hap1, whole genome shotgun sequence genomic window:
- the ATL1 gene encoding atlastin-1 isoform X2: MMLPPPPAPPPAPRHRGRRSAAGSAHGASRSPGSPAMARNRRERSSWGSFAEKTYEWSSEEEESVRKAGPVQVLIVKDDHSFELDEAALNRILLSEAVRDKEVVAVSVAGAFRKGKSFLMDFMLRYMYNKEAVDWVGDYNEPLTGFSWRGGSERETTGIQIWSEVFLVDKPDGKKVAVLLMDTQGTFDSQSTLRDSATVFALSTMISSIQVYNLSQNVQEDDLQHLQLFTEYGRLAMEETFLKPFQSLIFLVRDWSFPYEFSYGSDGGARFLEKRLKVSGNQHEELQNVRKHIHSCFTKISCFLLPHPGLKVATNPNFDGKLKEIDDEFIKNLKILIPWLLSPESLDVKEINGNHITCRGLVEYFKAYIKIYQGEELPHPKSMLQATAEANNLAAVATAKDTYSRRMEEVCGGDKPFLAPSDLQTKHAELKEEAVKLFRGVKKMGGEEFSRRYLQQLETEIDELYIQYIKHNDSKNIFHAARTPATLFVVIFITYVIAGVTGFVGLDIIASLCNMIMGLTLITLCTWAYIRYSGEYRELGAVIDQVAAALWDQALYKLYSAAATHRHLYHHAFPAPRAEPAEASERKKV, encoded by the exons ATgatgctgccgccgccgccggctcccccgcccgccccgcgccacCGCGGCAGACGCAGCGCGGCCGGGAGCGCGCacggagcctcccgcagcccgggcagccccgccaTGGCCCGGAACCGCCGGGAGAGGAGCAGCTGGG GTAGTTTTGCAGAGAAGACTTACGAGTGGagctcagaggaggaggagtCCGTGAGGAAGGCAGGACCGGTGCAAGTCCTCATTGTCAAAGATGACCATTCCTTTGAACTGGACGAAGCTGCGCTGAACCGCATCCTCCTCTCGGAGGCTGTCAGAGATAAAGAGGTCGTGGCTGTGTCCGTTGCTGGAGCTTTTAGAAAAGGAAAGTCGTTCCTGATGGACTTCATGCTGCGGTACATGTACAATAAG GAAGCAGTGGACTGGGTTGGAGATTACAACGAGCCTCTGACTGGTTTCTCCTGGAGGGGAGGGTCTGAGCGGGAGACCACCGGCATTCAGATATGGAGCGAGGTTTTCCTGGTGGACAAGCCTGATGGTAAAAAG GTTGCAGTGCTGCTGATGGACACGCAGGGGACCTTCGACAGCCAGTCCACCCTGCGGGATTCGGCCACCGTATTTGCCCTTAGCACAATGATCAGCTCAATACAG gtTTATAACTTGTCCCAGAATGTGCAGGAGGATGATCTGCAGCACTTGCAG CTCTTCACCGAGTACGGCCGGCTGGCCATGGAGGAGACATTCTTGAAACCCTTCCAG TCCCTTATATTCCTCGTCCGTGACTGGAGCTTCCCGTATGAATTTTCCTATGGATCCGACGGTGGTGCAAGGTTCCTGGAGAAGCGGCTGAAG GTCTCGGGAAATCAGCACGAAGAGCTGCAGAACGTCAGGAAGCACATCCATTCCTGCTTCACCAAGATCTCCTGCTTCCTCTTACCTCACCCGGGCCTGAAAGTCGCCACCAACCCAAACTTCGATGGAAAACTGAAAG AAATAGATGATGAGTTCATCAAGAACTTGAAGATTTTGATTCCTTGGCTGCTGAGTCCCGAGAGCTTGGACGTTAAGGAGATCAATGGAAACCACATCACCTGTCGAGGCCTCGTGGAGTATTTTAAG GCCTACATAAAGATCTACCAAGGGGAGGAACTGCCGCACCCAAAGTCGATGCTGCAG GCCACGGCAGAAGCCAACAATTTAGCAGCGGTTGCCACGGCCAAAGACACCTACAGCAGGAGAATGGAGGAG GTCTGTGGTGGGGACAAGCCCTTCCTTGCGCCTAGTGACCTCCAGACCAAACACGCGGAGCTGAAGGAGGAGGCTGTGAAGCTCTTCCGCGGGGTGAAGAAGATGGGCGGGGAGGAGTTCAGCCGCCGCtacctccagcagctggagaccGAGATAGATGAGCTCTACATCCAGTACATCAAGCACAACGACAGCAAGAACATCTTCCACGCCGCCCGCACCCCCGCCACGCTCTTTGTGGTCATCTTCATCACTTACGTGATTGCTGGCGTGACCGGCTTCGTTGGCTTGGACATCATAGCCAGTCTGTGCAACATGATCATGGGCTTGACACTTATCACACTGTGTACCTGGGCATATATCAGATACTCTGGGGAGTACAGAGAACTGGGTGCAGTAATAGACCAAGTGGCCGCAGCGTTATGGGACCAG GCTTTGTACAAGCTGTACAGCGCGGCGGCCACGCACCGACACCTCTACCACCACGCCttccccgcgccgcgcgccgaGCCCGCCGAGGCCTCCGAGCGGAAGAAGGTGTGA
- the ATL1 gene encoding atlastin-1 isoform X1, translating to MMLPPPPAPPPAPRHRGRRSAAGSAHGASRSPGSPAMARNRRERSSWGSFAEKTYEWSSEEEESVRKAGPVQVLIVKDDHSFELDEAALNRILLSEAVRDKEVVAVSVAGAFRKGKSFLMDFMLRYMYNKEAVDWVGDYNEPLTGFSWRGGSERETTGIQIWSEVFLVDKPDGKKVAVLLMDTQGTFDSQSTLRDSATVFALSTMISSIQVYNLSQNVQEDDLQHLQLFTEYGRLAMEETFLKPFQSLIFLVRDWSFPYEFSYGSDGGARFLEKRLKVSGNQHEELQNVRKHIHSCFTKISCFLLPHPGLKVATNPNFDGKLKEIDDEFIKNLKILIPWLLSPESLDVKEINGNHITCRGLVEYFKAYIKIYQGEELPHPKSMLQATAEANNLAAVATAKDTYSRRMEEVCGGDKPFLAPSDLQTKHAELKEEAVKLFRGVKKMGGEEFSRRYLQQLETEIDELYIQYIKHNDSKNIFHAARTPATLFVVIFITYVIAGVTGFVGLDIIASLCNMIMGLTLITLCTWAYIRYSGEYRELGAVIDQVAAALWDQGSTNEALYKLYSAAATHRHLYHHAFPAPRAEPAEASERKKV from the exons ATgatgctgccgccgccgccggctcccccgcccgccccgcgccacCGCGGCAGACGCAGCGCGGCCGGGAGCGCGCacggagcctcccgcagcccgggcagccccgccaTGGCCCGGAACCGCCGGGAGAGGAGCAGCTGGG GTAGTTTTGCAGAGAAGACTTACGAGTGGagctcagaggaggaggagtCCGTGAGGAAGGCAGGACCGGTGCAAGTCCTCATTGTCAAAGATGACCATTCCTTTGAACTGGACGAAGCTGCGCTGAACCGCATCCTCCTCTCGGAGGCTGTCAGAGATAAAGAGGTCGTGGCTGTGTCCGTTGCTGGAGCTTTTAGAAAAGGAAAGTCGTTCCTGATGGACTTCATGCTGCGGTACATGTACAATAAG GAAGCAGTGGACTGGGTTGGAGATTACAACGAGCCTCTGACTGGTTTCTCCTGGAGGGGAGGGTCTGAGCGGGAGACCACCGGCATTCAGATATGGAGCGAGGTTTTCCTGGTGGACAAGCCTGATGGTAAAAAG GTTGCAGTGCTGCTGATGGACACGCAGGGGACCTTCGACAGCCAGTCCACCCTGCGGGATTCGGCCACCGTATTTGCCCTTAGCACAATGATCAGCTCAATACAG gtTTATAACTTGTCCCAGAATGTGCAGGAGGATGATCTGCAGCACTTGCAG CTCTTCACCGAGTACGGCCGGCTGGCCATGGAGGAGACATTCTTGAAACCCTTCCAG TCCCTTATATTCCTCGTCCGTGACTGGAGCTTCCCGTATGAATTTTCCTATGGATCCGACGGTGGTGCAAGGTTCCTGGAGAAGCGGCTGAAG GTCTCGGGAAATCAGCACGAAGAGCTGCAGAACGTCAGGAAGCACATCCATTCCTGCTTCACCAAGATCTCCTGCTTCCTCTTACCTCACCCGGGCCTGAAAGTCGCCACCAACCCAAACTTCGATGGAAAACTGAAAG AAATAGATGATGAGTTCATCAAGAACTTGAAGATTTTGATTCCTTGGCTGCTGAGTCCCGAGAGCTTGGACGTTAAGGAGATCAATGGAAACCACATCACCTGTCGAGGCCTCGTGGAGTATTTTAAG GCCTACATAAAGATCTACCAAGGGGAGGAACTGCCGCACCCAAAGTCGATGCTGCAG GCCACGGCAGAAGCCAACAATTTAGCAGCGGTTGCCACGGCCAAAGACACCTACAGCAGGAGAATGGAGGAG GTCTGTGGTGGGGACAAGCCCTTCCTTGCGCCTAGTGACCTCCAGACCAAACACGCGGAGCTGAAGGAGGAGGCTGTGAAGCTCTTCCGCGGGGTGAAGAAGATGGGCGGGGAGGAGTTCAGCCGCCGCtacctccagcagctggagaccGAGATAGATGAGCTCTACATCCAGTACATCAAGCACAACGACAGCAAGAACATCTTCCACGCCGCCCGCACCCCCGCCACGCTCTTTGTGGTCATCTTCATCACTTACGTGATTGCTGGCGTGACCGGCTTCGTTGGCTTGGACATCATAGCCAGTCTGTGCAACATGATCATGGGCTTGACACTTATCACACTGTGTACCTGGGCATATATCAGATACTCTGGGGAGTACAGAGAACTGGGTGCAGTAATAGACCAAGTGGCCGCAGCGTTATGGGACCAG GGAAGCACCAACGAG GCTTTGTACAAGCTGTACAGCGCGGCGGCCACGCACCGACACCTCTACCACCACGCCttccccgcgccgcgcgccgaGCCCGCCGAGGCCTCCGAGCGGAAGAAGGTGTGA